The region TGATGGGCATCAATTTCTGGGGCGTGGTCTATGGCACCAAGGCCTTCCTGCCGCACATGCTGGCCAAGGGTTCGGGCTCGATCGTCAATATCTCCAGCGTCTTCGGCCTGATCGGCATTCCCGGGCAGAGTGCCTATTGCGCCGCCAAGTTCGCGGTCCGCGGCTTCACCGAAAGCCTGCGCCAGGAGGTGCACGGCACCGGTGTCCATGTCGGCTGCGTCCATCCCGGCGGCATCAAGACCAACATCGCCGCCTCGGCCCGCATGCTCGAACTGCCGCCGGGCGCTGAATCGGCGGAAGCCGTCGCGCGCCGCTTCGAACAGGTCGCCCGCACCACACCCGCCCAGGCAGCGGCCACGATCATCCGCGGCATCGAAAAGCGTTCCCGGCGCATCCTGATCGGCGGCGATGCCCGGCTCATTTCCGGCATCGTGCGTCTGCTTCCCGTGTCCTACACCGGCCTGATCCGCCGCGCCCTGGGGGCGGCGACCGGGGCCAAGACCAAAACCAGCCAACCCGCCATCACCGCCAGGCCGTAACCGGCCGCCGGCGGATAACGAGGAGAGCAATTATGGGCATGGCAGAAATCAAGCCGCGCAATATCAAGTTCGCCCTGACCGGCGAAGACAAGCGCAACTGGTTTGCCGGCAACCCGGTGGCGACCGCCATCATGGACGGTGCCTCGATCCTGTTTCCCGTCGGCGAGACCTTCTTCATCGAGTCGGTGGTCTACTACAAGGACCGCATCGCCGATCCCAAGCTGCAGGCCGAGGTACTGGCCTTCCAGCAGCAGGAAGGCATCCACAGCCGTGAGCATCGCCGCTACAACAAGGCGATCGAAGCCTTCGGCGGCGATGTCCCGGCGCTGGAGCAGCGCCTGAAGGACGAGATCAAGAAGCTGGAAGCGGCCGGTACCTCGCCTGAATACAAGCTGGCGCTGACCTGCGCCTTCGAGCATTTCACGGCGATGCTGGCCGACGACCTGCTGGCCCACC is a window of Oleomonas cavernae DNA encoding:
- a CDS encoding SDR family NAD(P)-dependent oxidoreductase codes for the protein MGREMFAGKVAVVTGAASGIGLALARDFAARGCKLAISDVNTEKLAAVADELRQGGTTVLAEKLDVADQAAFFAYADKVIAELGGADFVVNNAGVALMANVATMPLKDLEWLMGINFWGVVYGTKAFLPHMLAKGSGSIVNISSVFGLIGIPGQSAYCAAKFAVRGFTESLRQEVHGTGVHVGCVHPGGIKTNIAASARMLELPPGAESAEAVARRFEQVARTTPAQAAATIIRGIEKRSRRILIGGDARLISGIVRLLPVSYTGLIRRALGAATGAKTKTSQPAITARP
- a CDS encoding metal-dependent hydrolase, which codes for MGMAEIKPRNIKFALTGEDKRNWFAGNPVATAIMDGASILFPVGETFFIESVVYYKDRIADPKLQAEVLAFQQQEGIHSREHRRYNKAIEAFGGDVPALEQRLKDEIKKLEAAGTSPEYKLALTCAFEHFTAMLADDLLAHPDFMAGAEPEFSKLWHWHAIEEAEHKAVAYDVWNLVGPKGLKGYLMRARAMWKATRVFMGQSTYNAAGLLKARGEGGYGRNMWKMLHFILVRPGVLRRSFPAYLSYFKPGFHPWQHDNQHLIDKFKSAYEA